One genomic window of Staphylococcus hsinchuensis includes the following:
- a CDS encoding general stress protein, producing the protein MEDLTVVNSKKEVLSTLNEKLSQGYKESELSVLSKEKLHFDELHDSEVNLTATSGSFSDRIARILTGEDGEAMVLSYYDIPDDDKERYKQAILDGKYIVATKKDDTSHKEVEDYNAAYIHEKPKGHYASESKGPKS; encoded by the coding sequence ATGGAAGATTTAACAGTGGTAAACAGTAAAAAAGAAGTATTATCAACACTTAACGAAAAGCTTTCACAAGGCTATAAAGAATCTGAATTGTCTGTGCTAAGTAAAGAGAAACTTCACTTTGATGAACTTCATGATTCAGAAGTGAATTTAACAGCAACAAGTGGCTCATTCAGTGATAGAATCGCTCGCATTTTAACAGGTGAAGACGGCGAAGCAATGGTCTTATCTTATTATGATATTCCAGATGATGATAAAGAACGTTATAAACAAGCAATTCTAGACGGTAAATATATTGTGGCTACAAAAAAAGACGATACTTCTCATAAAGAAGTAGAAGATTATAATGCAGCTTATATCCATGAAAAACCTAAAGGCCATTATGCTTCAGAATCAAAAGGACCTAAGTCTTGA
- the guaB gene encoding IMP dehydrogenase: protein MWENKFEKESLTFDDVLLMPAESDVLPKEVDLSVQLSDKVKLNIPVLSAGMDTVTESKMAIAMARQGGLGVIHKNMNIEDQADEVQKVKRSENGVITNPFFLTPEESVYEAEALMGKYRISGVPIVKDMDSREFVGIITNRDLRFIEDFSIKISDVMTKENLVTAPVGTTLKEAESLLQDHKIEKLPLVENGRLEGLITIKDIEKVLEFPHSAKDDQGRLLVAAAIGIAKDTDIRAEKLVEAGVDALVIDTAHGHSQGVIKQVKHIKEKFPQVTVIAGNVATSEGTKALFEAGADVVKVGIGPGSICTTRVVAGVGVPQITAVYDCATEARKHGKAIIADGGIKFSGDIIKALAAGGHAVMLGSLLAGTEESPGATEIFQGRQYKVYRGMGSLGAMESGSNDRYFQEDKAPKKFVPEGIEGRIAYKGVLQDTIYQLMGGVRSGMGYTGSRNLEALREEAQFTRMGPAGLAESHPHDVQITKESPNYSF from the coding sequence ATGTGGGAAAACAAATTCGAAAAAGAGTCATTAACGTTTGACGATGTGTTACTTATGCCAGCAGAGTCAGATGTATTACCTAAAGAAGTGGATTTAAGTGTACAACTTTCAGACAAAGTGAAATTAAACATACCAGTATTATCTGCAGGTATGGATACAGTTACTGAATCAAAAATGGCAATCGCAATGGCAAGACAGGGTGGTTTAGGTGTTATTCATAAGAATATGAACATTGAAGACCAAGCTGATGAAGTTCAAAAGGTTAAACGTTCAGAGAATGGCGTTATCACTAATCCATTTTTCCTTACGCCAGAAGAAAGTGTTTATGAAGCTGAAGCACTCATGGGTAAATATCGTATTTCTGGTGTGCCAATTGTAAAAGATATGGACAGCAGAGAGTTTGTAGGTATCATTACAAACCGTGACTTAAGATTTATTGAAGACTTCTCAATTAAAATTTCAGACGTAATGACTAAAGAGAACTTAGTGACTGCTCCAGTAGGTACAACGTTGAAAGAAGCCGAATCATTATTACAAGATCATAAGATTGAAAAGCTACCACTTGTTGAAAATGGTCGTTTAGAAGGATTAATCACAATCAAAGATATTGAGAAAGTGCTTGAATTCCCTCATTCAGCAAAAGACGATCAAGGTAGATTATTAGTTGCAGCAGCAATTGGTATCGCAAAAGACACAGATATCAGAGCCGAAAAATTAGTTGAAGCGGGCGTTGATGCGTTAGTTATTGATACTGCACACGGTCACTCACAAGGTGTTATCAAACAAGTTAAACATATTAAAGAGAAATTCCCACAAGTGACAGTTATAGCAGGTAACGTTGCCACAAGCGAAGGTACTAAAGCGTTATTCGAAGCGGGCGCTGATGTTGTTAAAGTTGGTATTGGACCAGGTTCAATTTGTACAACACGTGTCGTAGCAGGTGTAGGTGTACCACAAATCACTGCGGTATATGATTGTGCGACAGAAGCACGTAAACATGGTAAAGCAATTATCGCTGATGGTGGTATTAAATTCTCAGGAGATATCATCAAAGCCTTAGCAGCAGGCGGACATGCTGTAATGTTAGGTAGTTTACTTGCAGGTACAGAAGAAAGTCCAGGCGCTACTGAAATATTCCAAGGTAGACAATATAAAGTTTACCGTGGTATGGGATCACTTGGTGCTATGGAAAGTGGTTCAAACGATCGTTATTTCCAAGAAGATAAAGCCCCTAAAAAATTCGTTCCTGAAGGTATTGAAGGCCGTATTGCATATAAAGGTGTGCTACAAGATACTATTTATCAATTAATGGGCGGTGTTCGCTCAGGAATGGGTTATACAGGCTCTAGAAATTTAGAAGCATTAAGAGAAGAAGCACAATTTACACGTATGGGACCAGCTGGATTAGCAGAAAGTCATCCACACGATGTCCAAATTACTAAAGAATCACCAAACTATTCATTCTAA